A window of the Erpetoichthys calabaricus chromosome 10, fErpCal1.3, whole genome shotgun sequence genome harbors these coding sequences:
- the LOC114658428 gene encoding odorant receptor 131-2-like produces MVKNIVVVVVWVIISFISWALIMTHFKNPTFYENPRYILFIHMVINDMIQLTLAVILYVISYVFYTIKVYFCCFLVLLAVFATMVTPLNLAAMAVERYIAICNPLHHSQICTVKRTHLLIALIWVAAVSPIIPDLFVSLAVEPVGFFQSSVFCNRENIFKAPYLFYKRPILDALYFSFVTLTLLYTYIKIVFEAKGAASDKSSATKAHNTILLHGFQLLMCLLTYVIYPIEIALLYIFPDRLPDVRYSTYLTVYILPRFLSPIIYGVRDTAFRRYLKKYLVCHIKRPKVGTLSFMR; encoded by the coding sequence ATGGTGAAAAATATTGTAGTTGTCGTTGTTTGGGTCATCATCAGCTTCATCAGTTGGGCTTTGATCATGACACACTTCAAAAATCCAACGTTTTACGAGAATCCCCGTTACATTCTGTTCATTCATATGGTTATTAATGACATGATCCAGTTGACCCTGGCAGTGATTCTATATGTTATTAGTTATGTATTTTACAcaataaaggtttatttttgctgttttcttgtACTGCTGGCTGTGTTTGCCACAATGGTCACTCCACTGAACCTTGCCGCCATGGCTGTTGAGCGCTACATCGCCATCTGCAATCCCCTGCATCATTCTCAGATTTGCACAGTTAAGCGGACTCACCTGCTCATTGCACTGATTTGGGTGGCTGCCGTCAGTCCCATTATTCCTGATTTATTTGTATCTCTGGCAGTAGAGCCTGTCGGCTTCTTTCAATCCTCTGTGTTTTGCAAccgagaaaatatttttaaagctcCTTATTTATTCTACAAAAGACCGATATTAGATGCATTGTACTTCTCTTTTGTTACTTTGACTCTACTATACACTTATATAAAAATTGTGTTTGAAGCTAAGGGAGCCGCCTCTGACAAATCATCTGCCACTAAAGCTCACAACACAATCCTGCTGCATGGATTTCAGCTTCTCATGTGTTTGCTTACATATGTAATTTACCCTATTGAGATTGCCCTGCTGTACATATTTCCAGACAGACTCCCAGATGTTCGCTACTCAACATATCTGACCGTATATATTTTACCCAGGTTTCTTAGTCCTATCATCTATGGTGTGAGAGACACAGCATTTAGAAGATACTTGAAAAAATACCTTGTTTGTCATATTAAAAGACCTAAGGTGGGGACACTGAGCTTCATGAGGTGA